From a single Candidatus Thorarchaeota archaeon genomic region:
- a CDS encoding DUF2085 domain-containing protein, whose protein sequence is MPDETVKTQELPPDALDRSQFAWSRSDETKEALLVMLSHHPPSMYGHCLRVSFHGHSLYLCGRCTGIYGGMGLGILTILFGHISLEPSWLWFLLAVALGLTTVIEWMTQRMTPRKTTLHLRFVSGLMSGIGLAIVFMLSNMFYMLVTLAIMGVSIGTVSLFEARKGNARAEDEEVEDDS, encoded by the coding sequence CCTTGATCGTAGCCAGTTTGCATGGAGCCGTAGTGATGAGACCAAAGAGGCACTATTGGTCATGCTCTCGCATCATCCTCCCTCAATGTACGGCCACTGTCTACGTGTATCCTTTCATGGGCATTCTCTCTATCTCTGCGGCCGTTGTACTGGGATCTATGGCGGAATGGGCCTTGGGATCTTGACTATTCTCTTTGGTCATATCTCTCTAGAGCCTTCATGGCTCTGGTTTCTATTGGCTGTTGCACTTGGTCTGACCACTGTGATCGAATGGATGACACAACGTATGACTCCACGAAAGACTACACTTCATCTGCGATTTGTGAGCGGACTCATGAGTGGGATTGGTCTGGCCATTGTGTTTATGCTCTCCAATATGTTCTATATGCTCGTCACTTTGGCGATCATGGGGGTCTCGATCGGTACAGTGAGTCTTTTCGAGGCAAGAAAAGGTAACGCCCGTGCCGAAGACGAAGAAGTCGAGGATGATAGCTGA
- a CDS encoding DegT/DnrJ/EryC1/StrS aminotransferase family protein → MIPVAKPIIGDEELEAVRKVLESGYLAEGKVSRELEAKFSEYIGTKYATVTTNGTTALFTALDAMGIRPGDEVITTPFTFIASANTITQLGAIPIFVDVDPETYNIDPDLIEQAITEKTKAIMPVHIFGNPADMKRIMEIAEAHDLSVLEDACQAHGATIDGKKVGSFGHAAAFSFYATKNMMTGEGGMIVTDDEDLIERAKSIKNHGRGVHGGYSHFRIGYNFRMLDIVSAIGIVQLKRLPGIVKAQQRNGVLYNEALAEIDALKPQAMYPGAKSAYHVYAPRLYSDKVGRDEIIAILKQHNIGSRSVYAVPCHKQGTYANIQEWSWAKFVKYPDYSSMSFPIAEDIGDRHFQLPSHSQVSEEDVKFVVETIRSIFQ, encoded by the coding sequence ATGATTCCAGTCGCAAAACCAATCATCGGTGATGAAGAGCTCGAGGCAGTACGAAAGGTTCTCGAATCCGGATACCTTGCAGAAGGAAAGGTTTCACGAGAACTCGAAGCGAAGTTTTCAGAATACATCGGTACAAAGTATGCTACTGTGACTACCAACGGTACAACCGCACTGTTTACGGCATTAGATGCGATGGGTATCCGCCCCGGTGATGAAGTGATCACTACGCCCTTCACATTTATTGCATCCGCCAATACGATCACTCAGCTAGGTGCGATTCCGATCTTTGTCGATGTGGACCCCGAGACCTACAACATTGACCCTGATCTCATCGAGCAGGCTATAACTGAGAAGACCAAGGCAATTATGCCCGTCCATATCTTTGGTAATCCCGCTGATATGAAGCGTATCATGGAAATTGCAGAGGCCCACGATTTGTCAGTGTTAGAGGACGCTTGTCAGGCGCATGGCGCTACGATCGATGGTAAGAAGGTTGGTTCTTTTGGACATGCTGCTGCATTCTCTTTCTACGCAACTAAGAATATGATGACTGGCGAGGGTGGAATGATTGTTACCGATGATGAGGACCTGATCGAGCGTGCCAAGTCCATTAAGAACCATGGGCGGGGCGTGCATGGAGGCTACAGTCATTTCCGGATAGGTTACAACTTTCGTATGCTGGATATTGTATCTGCGATTGGTATAGTGCAGCTCAAGAGATTACCTGGGATCGTCAAGGCACAACAACGGAATGGTGTATTGTACAATGAGGCACTGGCCGAGATTGATGCTCTCAAACCTCAAGCCATGTATCCTGGCGCAAAATCCGCATATCACGTCTATGCGCCTCGCCTCTATTCGGATAAAGTAGGTCGAGATGAGATCATTGCGATTCTCAAACAGCATAATATTGGGTCACGAAGCGTCTATGCAGTCCCCTGTCACAAGCAGGGAACATATGCGAATATTCAGGAGTGGTCATGGGCCAAGTTTGTCAAATATCCTGATTATTCATCTATGTCCTTTCCCATTGCTGAGGATATTGGGGATCGTCACTTCCAGCTCCCATCACATTCTCAGGTATCCGAAGAGGATGTTAAGTTCGTAGTTGAGACGATCCGTTCAATTTTCCAATAA